The nucleotide sequence ggggaggaaaccctagatctctcccATATGTGCCTGAAGAGGTGGGCGAGATGTGAATCGAATTTGGTCGAAGTGGTGGTAGGTGGGGAATCGGGTGTGATCCCCTCCCCTCGGTGGCCACTAAATATCCCCTCGCCATGGCCGCAACTGGGACCCTCATGGCGGTGAGTCGGCCATGGATCTGATCCGGCAGCTCTCCCAGCGCCAGGTGTCTCGCATCCGGCCGCTGCATGCCGCTCCTTCTCCCCGCAGTGCATGCGGGGTCCCGCATGCAGCGAGGTCGTGCATGGCGGTGCGACTAGGCGGTCAACCCTAGCTAGATGACATGGGAACGAGAGAACCTGACCGATCTCGATGCGCTCTCCCTCGCGCATGTACCGCGCGTCCACTGTCACGCCCCGTCTATCGATCAGAACCATCTAGAGCGCGCCGTGGTGGAGATGGATCTTGCCATCGTCGGCGGTGAGCATGTGTGCCGCGACAAGGTCGGGGACAAACGTGACGTGCCAACGCGTCGCCATCGGACGATCGAGTCGTCTGATGAGGTGAATCAAAATTCAGGTACGATCATTGCTTGCAGCAGCGGTGCCAGTTACATAGTACATGCACGTTCCCTGTTTAACAATCACGGCCGGTCAGCTCTTACATTGGGACGTACAATGCCTCTTTCCCAAGGATGAGGAACACCACGGCGGGAGTGCTGACTCCGATGGCGATCACAACGTACGCAGGCCACCTCGCCGTGGGCGCAACGGTGATGTAGACGGCGGTCATGAGCGAGACGACCATGGCGAGGCAGGCGATGATGGTGAGCCTGTGGCCCCACATGAGCTGGTCGAGCTTGAACTTGACGGGGTCCCGCCACGCCCAGATGAAACAGAAGACGACGACGATGGAGCTGCACATGGCCACAGTGTTGGAGATGACGAAGATCTTGAACGCCGCCTTGTGGCCGTGGAGGGCCGTGCCGTCGGTCTGGCTGTACCCCCCTGGCATGGTGAAGGTGGCGGCAAAGCTGACGGTGGCGATCAGCGTGGCCACCAGCGTGTAGGTCCCGACGCTGAGCTCGTAGTACTCGTCGTGGCCAGCCCTCCGGCTGCGCAGCGACTGGTAAGTGGCGATCGGAGGCAGCTGCTCCTTCTTGCACCTGGAGGCCTCGTGCTTCTTGAGCGTCTTCCACAGGTACATCTCGTAGGTGTCCATCTCCTCCGTGGCGGCGCGCTTCTCGATGAGGCTGCGCGCGGACTGGCCCTCCCGGTTGAGGACGCAGGGGTTGACGCGGCGGTCCTTGAGCAGGAGCAGCGCCGACTGGATGCGCGACAGGGAGGCGGCGAGGTGCAGCGGCGTGTTGCCGGCGCGGTCGACGCGGTTGACGATCTCCTCGGGGCGGACGTGCTTGAGCAGGCGCTTGAGGGCGTCCACCTTGCCGCTGGTGATGGCGACGTGGAAGGCGTTCCGTCCGTTGCTGTCCACCATCTCCGCCACGTCGGGGCACTGCTTGAGCAGCTCCACCATGGCCTCCGTCGAGCCGTAGTAGGCGGCCACGTGCAGCGGCGACTGCAGGTCACGGTTGCGCTTGTAGGCCAGGTCCACCTTCCGGTTGAGCAGCAGCTTCACCACGCGGGCGTTGTTCTTCTGCGCCGCGTAGTGCAGCGCGTTGTTCTCGCTCGAGTCCGTCATCCCGATCTGGTCCGGCGGCGTCGCGTCAAGCAGGATCTCCACCACGCCTGCTTGCATCGCCGCCATTTGTAATCACACGGTGCAGGACATAGCAACGAAAAGAAGGCGACGGGCAGGCCACTTACGTGCGTGGCCGCCGAGGACGGCCTGGTGCAGGGCGGTGCCGCTGACGGAGTCGGAGGGGACGAACTTCTCGTGGACCCAGGGCTGGCTGACGATCTTGGCCACGACGTCGGCGAGGCCCTCCCGTGCGGCGATGTGCAGCGGCGTCTGCTGCTTCACGTTGAGCGCGTGGCCGCGGCCGGGCTCGGCATCCAGCAGCTTGAGCGCGACGGCGCTCCTGCCGTGCTTCACCGCCTCGTGCAGCGGGGTGTCGCCGACCTTGTTGGCCAT is from Triticum aestivum cultivar Chinese Spring chromosome 3A, IWGSC CS RefSeq v2.1, whole genome shotgun sequence and encodes:
- the LOC123058752 gene encoding ankyrin repeat-containing protein At5g02620 → MEPALHKAAVQGSVASLKNLVAENPNILGSKTPQQNTALHIAAELGHAGFAEAALGVDDKLLVNKNADGDTPLHLAARAGKVDVADLLIGRARAWPAEHPHHSPAAQNGKAGEPSRSSPGTAQGPLFMANKVGDTPLHEAVKHGRSAVALKLLDAEPGRGHALNVKQQTPLHIAAREGLADVVAKIVSQPWVHEKFVPSDSVSGTALHQAVLGGHARVVEILLDATPPDQIGMTDSSENNALHYAAQKNNARVVKLLLNRKVDLAYKRNRDLQSPLHVAAYYGSTEAMVELLKQCPDVAEMVDSNGRNAFHVAITSGKVDALKRLLKHVRPEEIVNRVDRAGNTPLHLAASLSRIQSALLLLKDRRVNPCVLNREGQSARSLIEKRAATEEMDTYEMYLWKTLKKHEASRCKKEQLPPIATYQSLRSRRAGHDEYYELSVGTYTLVATLIATVSFAATFTMPGGYSQTDGTALHGHKAAFKIFVISNTVAMCSSIVVVFCFIWAWRDPVKFKLDQLMWGHRLTIIACLAMVVSLMTAVYITVAPTARWPAYVVIAIGVSTPAVVFLILGKEALYVPM